The Stigmatella aurantiaca DW4/3-1 genome contains the following window.
TCTCCTTTCAGCGGGGGGGCGACGTACGTCTCCTCCTTGATGGATGAGAGAACGATGGTGCTGTGGGTGCGTGTCACTCCGTCGATGAGCCTCAGGGTCTGGACGAGCAGCGCATCGAGGGTCTTCGTGTTCGTGGTCCTCACCTTGAGGACGTAGGAGTCCTGCCCGGCGACCCGGTGGGCTTCGAGCACCTCCGGCATGGCCAGCACCTTCTGGGCGAACCCCTCGAAGTACTTCGGGTGCTCGATGCCCACGCCGATGAAGGCGGTGATGTCCTTGCCCAGCCGTGCGGCATCCACCTTCGCCGAGTAGCCGGTGATGACGCCCCGCTCCTCGAGCTTGCGGATGCGCTCGGCCACGGCGGGCTGGGACAGCCCGACCGCTCGGGACAGCTCCAGCTGGGTGGCCCGGCCATCCCGTTGGAGCAGGTCAATGATTCGAGAATCAAGGTCATCCATCGCTGTTGGCCTTATTTTTATAAGGGACCCTGGTAAACCTCAAATAAGATATATTTGATGCGCAAAGATTTCAAGTGCCGTGAAGGGCCATGCCCCCAGGCCTGGAGCGTCCGCCGGAGGTGGTCTGGGGTAAGGGGGGGACTACTCGAAGCGGCCGTGGCGGCCCGCGCCCTGGGCGAAGCGCTGAGCACCCTTCACGGACTCGGTCTCCAGCACCTGGAAGCCCCGCTCGAACTCTCGCCGGAGGGCATCTTCCAAGGGGAGCCCCGCCTGCTCGTAGGCCGAGCGCCGGTCCGCCAGCATGCAGGCCTGAGGGAAGGCGGCGAGTTCGCGCGCCAGTGCTTCGGCTGCCTGGCGCGCGGTGCCCCGGGGAACCACCCGGTTGACGAGTCCCATGGTCAGCGCTTCCTGCGCTGACACGGGGCGGCCCGTGAGGATGAGATCCAGCGCGCGCGACAGGCCAATGAGCCGGGGCAGCCGCACGGTCCCCCCGTCAATGAGGGGGACGCCCCAGCGCCGGCAGAAGACGCCCAGGACGGCGTCCTCCTCGGCCACCCGGAGATCGCACCAGAGCGCCAGCTCCAGGCCTCCGGCGACCGCGTGGCCCGAGAGGGCGGCGATGACCGGCTTGCCGAGCATCATGCGCGAAGGGCCCATGGGACCATCCCCATCGGGCGCCAGCCGGGGCATCCGGCCCTCGGCCACGGCTTTGAGGTCCGCGCCCGCGCAGAAGGTACCGCCCTCTCCCCAGAGGACTCCTACCTGGGAGTGGGAGTCCCTGTCGAAGGTGTGAAAGGCCTCCGCCAACGCGTGGGCCGTGGGGCCATCCACGGCATTGCGGACTTCGGGACGTTGGAGAACAACGGTGGTGATGGGGCCGTTTTTCTCGACGCGGAGGCTCATGGGGGGCGCAGACTGGCACAAGCCCTGGCCCCCGGGAAATCCCTCCAGAGCGTGGGCTAACCGCCCAGGGCGCCGTTGAGCAGCGGGGCGAGCACGCTCATCCCCGGATCCTCGGCGTTGTAGCCGTTGGGCGGCTCATAGATGCGGACGCGCTGGTTCTCGTTGACGAAGCGCTTCAGGAAGACGTCCATCGTCACGAACTCGCTGTAGCACTTGTAGCTCTGCACGAACGGCCACTCGAGGTACTCCCACGGGTAGCGCTTCTTCTCCATCTTCTGGCAGGCATGCGAGCCGACGAAGGTGATGATCGTGCTGCAGTGGCTGGCGTTGATGGGGCGCTCGTAGGGGATGAAGTAGCTGAAGTTGGGGTAGAGGTTCAGCTCCGCGACGAGCCGGTCCTGATCCTTCTTCCAGTGGCTGAGCACCGACTCCTTGTCGTTGGGCGAGTAAAAGCGCTCGTAGGAGAAGCGCGAGTAGTTGTAGTCGCGCAGGTAACCCGTGTAGGCGAGCTGATCATTGGGGAACTCCCGGGCCACCATGCGGTTGATGGTGCCGAAGTCACCCTGGCTGAAAGAGGCCGGCAGCAGCGAGAACACCGAGTTGAGGTTCCAGGACTGGCGGATCGTGTCGTGCAGCGGCCGCGAGTCGAAGGTGATGTTCGGCGCCAGGTGGATGGGGCCCGAGTCGTTCAGCAGGTAGCCCTTCGCGGGATTGATGGCGCGGCGGATGAAGTAGTACGCGGACGAGGTGGCCGCCCCGCCGGCGCTGTAGCCGGTGACGAGCAGCTTCTGCACGCTGGGGAACTGCGTCTTGGCGTAGTTGGCCGCGGCCAGGGTGTTGGTGTAGCCGGCGTGGTGCCAGGTCAGCGGCGGGTTCGCCCCCGTCTGATCCACGTAGGTGGCGGCGTTGTTGCCCACGTGCACATCGCCCGTGCAGTACGGCAGATAGACGATGTTCCAGCCCTTCGTGACCAGGTCGGTCCGCGAGCGGCCCGGCAGGCCCGGGTCCGCGCCGTTGACGAGCGGCGAGACGTACTTCGCGGTGATTTGCTGCATGTAGTCATCCGCGATGCCGTTCGGATTGGCGGCGCCCAGCACCCCGGCGCGGCCGCTACAGGTGTCGTAATCCCAGCACGCGCCGCCACCTTCGAGCAGGAACAGCACGTTCGGGGAGCCCGTCTTGTGGACGAAGAACTTGTACTGAGAGCCATTGCCGCACTTGGTCCCTGGCAATTGCACCTTCTGCCAGGGGTAGGTGTTTCCTCCGTCGACGACGAGATCGATGATTGCGGGTAAGAGCACTTCGCCGCGGGCGAGCCCGGGCGAGGCCACGAGGGCCAGAAGGCCCAGGAGAAGATGGCGCTTCATGACAGACCACTCCTGTTTGGGGAGATTTCCAGGCTATCCCGTGAACTCGAAAGGGGATAGGGGTTGTTGATGTGCCAGGAGGAGATGCGGTCGACATGGGCGTGAACGTTTTTGGGAAGTCATTGCCGCGGCGCGTCGTGGGAGGGGCCGTCGTGTTGGGGCTGGGTGTGTGCCTTTGGTTTGGGCTCACGGCGCGACAGGAGGCCCCCGCGCCCGGAGAATCCACGCCCGCCGCTCCTGCCCCTGCATTGGCTTCACCCGCTCCGTCCGCCTCGGCGTCTCCGGGGCCTGCTCCTTCCCGTGAGCCGGAGGGTTTGACGCAGTCTGTCCAGGTTCCTTCGTTCGAGCCCGAGGAGACGTCGCCCGCCGGGTATCCGGTCAACCTGGAGCAGCTGAAACAGCGGCTTCCGGAAAATCTGTACTGGAAGACCGCCGCGCCCACGAAAGATCCCCAGCTGCTTCAGGAGCGCGCCGAACAGGAGCGTCACCAGAATGCCCTCTTCGGCAAGATTCAGGCGGGCGATGCCTCCGAGGAGGAGATCCAGCAGTACTACGATTACCGCCGCCAGCTCTCGGAGGACTACCTCTCGTTCGCCGCCCTGCTGCTGAGTGAGCAAGGCGAACAGCTCCCCGAGCGCGACCGGGGCGTCCTCGAGCTGAGCATCCAGATGCATCGGGGCCGGCTCAAGGAGCTTCCCCGGCAGCGCGAGGAGGCCCTCGCGCGCAAGGAACTTCAGGATCGGCGCCGGGAGGAATGGCGCCGCAGTGGAGGGGGGAACACCGTTCCCCCCTGAAGGGCTCCCCGGTGAGCGGTCT
Protein-coding sequences here:
- a CDS encoding pectin acetylesterase-family hydrolase, whose translation is MKRHLLLGLLALVASPGLARGEVLLPAIIDLVVDGGNTYPWQKVQLPGTKCGNGSQYKFFVHKTGSPNVLFLLEGGGACWDYDTCSGRAGVLGAANPNGIADDYMQQITAKYVSPLVNGADPGLPGRSRTDLVTKGWNIVYLPYCTGDVHVGNNAATYVDQTGANPPLTWHHAGYTNTLAAANYAKTQFPSVQKLLVTGYSAGGAATSSAYYFIRRAINPAKGYLLNDSGPIHLAPNITFDSRPLHDTIRQSWNLNSVFSLLPASFSQGDFGTINRMVAREFPNDQLAYTGYLRDYNYSRFSYERFYSPNDKESVLSHWKKDQDRLVAELNLYPNFSYFIPYERPINASHCSTIITFVGSHACQKMEKKRYPWEYLEWPFVQSYKCYSEFVTMDVFLKRFVNENQRVRIYEPPNGYNAEDPGMSVLAPLLNGALGG
- a CDS encoding crotonase/enoyl-CoA hydratase family protein, translated to MSLRVEKNGPITTVVLQRPEVRNAVDGPTAHALAEAFHTFDRDSHSQVGVLWGEGGTFCAGADLKAVAEGRMPRLAPDGDGPMGPSRMMLGKPVIAALSGHAVAGGLELALWCDLRVAEEDAVLGVFCRRWGVPLIDGGTVRLPRLIGLSRALDLILTGRPVSAQEALTMGLVNRVVPRGTARQAAEALARELAAFPQACMLADRRSAYEQAGLPLEDALRREFERGFQVLETESVKGAQRFAQGAGRHGRFE
- a CDS encoding Lrp/AsnC family transcriptional regulator, with product MDDLDSRIIDLLQRDGRATQLELSRAVGLSQPAVAERIRKLEERGVITGYSAKVDAARLGKDITAFIGVGIEHPKYFEGFAQKVLAMPEVLEAHRVAGQDSYVLKVRTTNTKTLDALLVQTLRLIDGVTRTHSTIVLSSIKEETYVAPPLKGDRL